The following proteins are co-located in the Pan troglodytes isolate AG18354 chromosome 5, NHGRI_mPanTro3-v2.0_pri, whole genome shotgun sequence genome:
- the LOC129144434 gene encoding alcohol dehydrogenase class-3-like has protein sequence MANQVMKCKAAVAWEAGKPLSIEEIEVAPPKAHEVRIQIIATAVCHTDAYTLRGADPEGCFPVILGHEGAGIEESVGEGDTKLKAGDTVIPLYIPQYGECKFCLNPKTNLCQKIRVTQGKDLMPDGTSRFTCKGKTILHYMGTSTFSEYTVVADISVAKIDPLAPLDKLCLLGCGISAGDGAAVNTAKVEPGSVCAVFGLGGVGLAVIMGCKVAGASRTIGVDINKDKFARAKEFGATECINPQGFSKPIQEGLIEMTDGGVDYSFECIGNVKVMRAALEAYHKGWGISVVVGVAASGEEIATRPFQLVTGRTWKGTAFGGWKSVESVPKLVSEYMSKK, from the coding sequence ATGGCGAACCAGGTTATGAAGTGCAAGGCtgcagttgcttgggaggctggaaAGCCTCTCTCCATAGAGGAGATAGAGGTGGCACCCCCAAAGGCTCATGAAGTTCGAATCCAGATCATTGCCACTGCGGTTTGCCACACCGACGCCTATACCCTGAGGGGAGCTGATCCTGAGGGTTGTTTTCCAGTGATCTTGGGACATGAAGGTGCTGGAATTGAGGAAAGTGTTGGCGAGGGAGATACTAAGCTGAAGGCGGGTGACACTGTCATCCCACTTTACATCCCACAGTATGGAGAATGCAAATTTTGTCTAAATCCTAAAACTAACCTTTGCCAGAAGATAAGAGTCACTCAAGGGAAAGATTTAATGCCAGATGGTACCAGCAGATTTACTTGcaaaggaaagacaattttgCATTACATGGGAACCAGCACATTTTCTGAATACACAGTTGTAGCTGATATCTCTGTTGCTAAAATAGATCCTTTAGCACCTTTGGATAAACTCTGCCTTCTAGGTTGTGGCATTTCAGCTGGTGatggtgctgctgtgaacactgcCAAGGTGGAGCCTGGCTCTGTTTGTGCCGTCTTTGGTCTGGGAGGAGTTGGATTGGCAGTTATCATGGGCTGTAAAGTGGCTGGTGCATCCCGGACCATTGGTGTGGACATCAATAAAGATAAATTTGCAAGGGCCAAAGAGTTTGGAGCCACTGAATGTATTAACCCTCAGGGTTTTAGTAAACCCATCCAGGAAGGGCTCATTGAAATGACTGATGGAGGAGTGGACTATTCCTTTGAATGTATTGGTAATGTGAAGGTCATGAGAGCAGCACTTGAGGCTTATCACAAGGGCTGGGGAATCAGCGTGGTGGTTGGAGTAGCTGCTTCAGGTGAAGAAATTGCCACTCGTCCATTCCAGCTGGTAACAGGTCGCACATGGAAAGGAACTGCCTTTGGAGGATGGAAGAGTGTAGAAAGTGTCCCAAAGTTGGTGTCTGAATATAtgtccaaaaaataa